Proteins from one Procambarus clarkii isolate CNS0578487 chromosome 40, FALCON_Pclarkii_2.0, whole genome shotgun sequence genomic window:
- the LOC138372853 gene encoding uncharacterized protein has protein sequence MHISVTTDTHTQAYTTVDTNTQAYTTVDTNTQAYTTVDTNTQAYTTVDTHTQAYTTVDTHTQAYITVDTHTQTYTTVDTHTQAYTTVDTHTQAYITVDTHTQAYTTVDTHTQAYTTVDTHTQACTTVDTNTQAYITVDTNTQAYTTVDTNTQAYTTVDTHTQAYTTVDTHTQAYITVDTHTQTYTTVDTHTQAYTTVDTHTQAYITVDTHTQAYTTVDTHTQAYTTVDTNT, from the coding sequence atgcatatatcagtcaccacagacacccacacccaggcCTACACCACTGTGGACACCAACACCCAGGCCTACACCACTGTGGACACCAACACCCAGGCCTACACCACTGTGGACACCAACACCCAGGCCTACACCACTGTGGACACCCACACCCAGGCCTACACCACTGTGGACACCCACACCCAGGCCTACATCACTGTGGACACCCACACCCAGACCTACACCACTGTGGACACCCACACCCAGGCCTACACCACTGTGGACACCCACACCCAGGCCTACATCACTGTGGACACCCACACCCAGGCCTACACCACTGTGGACACCCACACCCAGGCCTACACCACTGTGGACACCCACACCCAGGCCTGCACCACTGTGGACACCAACACCCAGGCCTACATCACTGTGGACACCAACACCCAGGCCTACACCACTGTGGACACCAACACCCAGGCCTACACCACTGTGGACACCCACACCCAGGCCTACACCACTGTGGACACCCACACCCAGGCCTACATCACTGTGGACACCCACACCCAGACCTACACCACTGTGGACACCCACACCCAGGCCTACACCACTGTGGACACCCACACCCAGGCCTACATCACTGTGGACACCCACACCCAGGCCTACACCACTGTGGACACCCACACCCAGGCCTACACCACTGTGGACACCAACACCTAG